The genomic interval ACTTAAACGTTTCTGACTATTTGCTGAAGCCCATTGCCTTTGACCGTTTTTATAAGGCCGTAGAAAAAGTCCATAACCAGCATAAAAGTAATACTGAAACAGTAGTCGTTGCCACACCAGCACCATTGGTAGCTCCCGTTGCGGCTGCAATTCAGCCTGTTCAGGATTTCATTTTTGTGAAGACCGAGCATAAAATTCAAAAAATTGAACTTGGCGATATCCTTTACATCGAAGGATTGAAAGACTATATCTCTATTTTCACAAAGAATGAGCGGGTAATCACCCTGCAGAACATGAAAAAAATGGAAGAAACACTGCCATCCACACAATTTATCAGGGTACATAAATCTTATATCATTGCGCTCGATAAGATCGAAAGCATAGAACGCAGCCGGATAACCATCTGCGGAAAGATTATCCCCATAGGAGACACCTATCGTGATGAGTTTTTCAAACGGATAGAGAATAAAAATATCTAGGAGACACCTGGGATTATTGACCTCAAAGCCGGATTATTGATTCAGGAACTTTCTGATCGCCCGTTCGGCTGCCAGTGTTAATTCTTCCGGGTTTAGTCCTTTGGTTGGAACAGGGGGAAGAACAGTCCATCTGATCTGCTCTCCGCAACTTAGCGGAAAAGCCCCATACTGAACAATCTTCCATGAATTTTCGATTGCGATCGGAACAATAAGCGCATCAGGAGCTGTTTTCAATAAAGTGGCAATCCCTCCAACATGGAAAGGTTTCATCAGGCCGTCCTTAGCCCTGGTACCCTCCGCAAAGATCATTGCCGACCAATTGTTCTCCTTCATCCTTCTGCCGAGCTTAATAATCTCAGAAACGGCCTGTTTACTATCCTTGCGATTAATATTTGCCCCACCCCCATACTTCAGATTAAAAGAGATCGAAGGAATACCCTTAGTCAGTTCAATCTTGGAGATAAACTTCACATGGTGCCGCTTCAAAAACCAGATAATCCCCGGAATATCATACATGCTCTGGTGATTGGCCACAAAAATAATTGGTCTGTCAACCGGCAACTCCTGTTGATTTACAAACGTTATAGAATTGCCTAAAAATATCTGGCAATACGTCAAAAAGAAATTCAGATAATCAACCGACACTTTATGTGCTTTATAACCAAAAAGGCGAAAACAAACCCATTGAACAGGTTGAAAAACGATCAGGGTCAGGAAAAAGAAAAAGTAAAATACGGGAGTCAGGATATATCCCAGAAATTTGTTCATATAATTCTATAGTTTGCCTTCGAGTAATAATATTTTGGTTTTCAACAATGCTGCAACGCTCATGCTATCGGTAATTCTCCCATCCATAGCCATTTGATAAGCTTCCTCAAAAGGTAACTTCCGTAAAACAAGTTCCTCCGTCTCTTCCGGTTCAGCCTCACCCATGGTCAGGCCCCTTGCAATATAAATGATGGCCAGCTCATTGCTCACCGAATTTGATAAATGCATTCTTTGCACCTCCATCCATTCCGTAGCCATCAACCCAGTTTCCTCCTGCAGCTCACGCTTTGCACTATCCAGCGGTGCTAAGCCCAGCGGGCCGCCCCCTTCCGGAATCTCCCAGCTATAAGCCTTTATCGGAAAACGGTACTGCCCCACAAGCCATGTATTCATGTCCTGATCCAGCGGTAAAATACCAATTGCATAATTCCTGAAATGAACTTCCCCGTAAATACCCTTTCCACCAGAAGGATTAAGAACCTGATGTTCCGTAACCCCAATCCAGTTATTCTCATAAATCTTCTGGCTATCCAGAATAGTCCAGGGATTGTGCTCTTCCATGCCCGCAAGTTACAAAATTTCTAAAAAGTATAACTAACCGCGAACCTAAACCTAAAATCACCTAACAATTTGCAACCTCAACTGTTTTACTACCAATCAACCAAACAACTCAATTATATGTGGGGAGATCAACCATGGGATAACGACCGTGCCGCGGATTGGTACGGTACGATGATGAAAAAAACAGGGCTGGCAGCTCACGTCCGGAAAACCCTGTCAGAAGAACTTCATAAAGACAGTGCTGACGTACTCAGGGCTGCCGCATTCTGTCTCGTACAATTCGGCCGTATTTACATCTGGCCAACCGAGGAGCTCAAAGACGACCTTAAACTTGGAATAGCTGCACTAAAACAAGTCCTTGAAGATGACGAGTACTGTTACTCCATGGAAATCACTGTGGATGTTCGCGCAGAACTCGCGCAACTCGAAGAAAGATTAAACACTTATATCTGGTAAAAGAAACCCAAAGCATTTGTAATAGTGGGGGTATATCATTTTGAAAGCTATTATACCTTAGAAATCTTTCTGTTGGAATCCTTGATATAGTGGATCAGGCTTTTTTCTGACATTCACTTAGCTTATCAAGCTTTTTGTTACCATGCTCCTTAAGCACAGGTTACTTAATATATAGACTATCGTGCTTTGGGATCAAGTGATAAACTTTTGGATCAGGGATTAAATTTCAAGTTTTGGGTTTGATATTTTTTGAGTTCAAAGCAGCTGGTTACGATTCTTTAATCAGCTGATTACTTCCTGATTTTATAGTTCAATTTATCCTTATTAAACGCTCCTGATTACTTTGATAAGAGATCGGTCAACGCTTCGGCGGAATTCTCAGGGGGAGGAAAGATCCTGATTTTTCCAGGCTGGCTACTTTGACGAAAGTTCTCTGATGCCTTTGGGTTTCCATTGCTTGTTTCCTTTTGCCCGGTACAGAACTTTTGAAATAACCTGTACTCCAAACTGCTGCTTTAAAAATGAAATCGTCCAGGATTCCCTTTGAAAATTTACCCGTTAAACTTCTCATAATAAATAAATGCCTTTCCACCAATGTAAGCTATTCGCGTTAAAGATTATCCTGATGCGTAAAAAATGGCCGTAATTGTCCGCAGCTGTCTGCAATTGTCCGCAGTTGTCCGTGGGTTAGTCAAAGGGAAAATTATAATTTCATTCATCTTCAACTAGTTATGGTTTGGTTGTGCCTGAGTGGTGGTCGGGATGACACCAGGTTGTAAACGGGCTTGAACTATGGCAAGTCTAAGTCATTTCAACTAGTTGTTTTGACTTGGACTTGCCATGCTCTCGCGTTACTTTAGCACTGCTCTTACCCTAACGAGTACTCAGGCAGTACTCGGACAGTACCCGGGCAGTACCCGGCCGATATAGCTTTATGATTTGGCTATTTTGAATTT from Pedobacter sp. WC2423 carries:
- a CDS encoding LytR/AlgR family response regulator transcription factor, which codes for MTLKCIAVDDEPLALDIIEDYVSKVPFLELVTRTENAIEALQLVQAGGIDLVFLDIQMPDLTGIQFLKIANNKAKYILTTAYSQYALESYDLNVSDYLLKPIAFDRFYKAVEKVHNQHKSNTETVVVATPAPLVAPVAAAIQPVQDFIFVKTEHKIQKIELGDILYIEGLKDYISIFTKNERVITLQNMKKMEETLPSTQFIRVHKSYIIALDKIESIERSRITICGKIIPIGDTYRDEFFKRIENKNI
- a CDS encoding lysophospholipid acyltransferase family protein, with amino-acid sequence MNKFLGYILTPVFYFFFFLTLIVFQPVQWVCFRLFGYKAHKVSVDYLNFFLTYCQIFLGNSITFVNQQELPVDRPIIFVANHQSMYDIPGIIWFLKRHHVKFISKIELTKGIPSISFNLKYGGGANINRKDSKQAVSEIIKLGRRMKENNWSAMIFAEGTRAKDGLMKPFHVGGIATLLKTAPDALIVPIAIENSWKIVQYGAFPLSCGEQIRWTVLPPVPTKGLNPEELTLAAERAIRKFLNQ
- a CDS encoding NUDIX domain-containing protein, giving the protein MEEHNPWTILDSQKIYENNWIGVTEHQVLNPSGGKGIYGEVHFRNYAIGILPLDQDMNTWLVGQYRFPIKAYSWEIPEGGGPLGLAPLDSAKRELQEETGLMATEWMEVQRMHLSNSVSNELAIIYIARGLTMGEAEPEETEELVLRKLPFEEAYQMAMDGRITDSMSVAALLKTKILLLEGKL